The nucleotide sequence CGCACGCATCGCCCGACCCGAGCCTGCCGAGGACCTCGACGCCACCTCGGGCTGAGTGTCTTCACACCGCACCACGCAGTGGACTGCGTCTCGACCGCGGCCGTGTGCTCAGGGGCGCGGGCTTTCGGTGAGGGCGCTCACCACCAGGTCCGAGAGCATGGCTGTGCGCTCCAGATGGTGGCTTTCCTCGAGTAGTCCGGTCGTCAGCAGTGTGTACGAGAGTTCATTCTCCGGATCGATCCAGAAGCCGGTCGAGCCGGCGCCCATGTGCCCGAAGGTTTCCGGGGAGTTGAGTACACCGAACGGCCCCGGGCTGATTCCTTCGCCCCGTACGCGGAAGCCGATGCCGATGTTGTCCGCGAAGCGGTCCCAGCCGCGGGCCTTGAGGATGGGGTCCCAGACCGTGTTGGGTTTGTCGCCGATCCAGTTGCGCGCGGCCAGCCGGATCGTGGCCGGCGACAGGAGTCGCACGCCGTCGAGCTCGCCGCCCCGGCGCAGCATCTCGGCGAAGCGATGCAGATCGCTGATCGTCGTAAGGCCGCCCGCGGAGGGGAACTCGGCGCCGGGCGCGAGGATGACGTTTTCTACGAGGGGCTCTACGAGGGCTGCGGGAAAGGCGTCGAAGGGGACGTGTTGCGCGCCGCGCACCGGACAGAGTCGCGGAGCGAGATCCTCGCGTATGCCGAGGCTCGTGTCGCTCATGCCGAGCGGCTGGAAGACCTCGTCGCGGAGCATTTGGGCATAGCTGCGGCC is from Streptomyces sp. NBC_00370 and encodes:
- a CDS encoding serine hydrolase domain-containing protein, encoding MAVENVAELGFDAERLLRVSEVLTSQIDSGYIHGAAMRVSRRGQIVVDFMDGYAEKVSGRRLTSDSVFVTMSACKPFTTVLVLGLVERGLLRLHSPVAEIIPEFGKFGKETITLFHLMTHTGGIMSGVPNAGPDVLGNIEKLVELLGNLPAECLPGERVSYSMLVAHSIIAAMCLKVDGRGRSYAQMLRDEVFQPLGMSDTSLGIREDLAPRLCPVRGAQHVPFDAFPAALVEPLVENVILAPGAEFPSAGGLTTISDLHRFAEMLRRGGELDGVRLLSPATIRLAARNWIGDKPNTVWDPILKARGWDRFADNIGIGFRVRGEGISPGPFGVLNSPETFGHMGAGSTGFWIDPENELSYTLLTTGLLEESHHLERTAMLSDLVVSALTESPRP